GACCTTTAATTCGACCGTTTTCTAACTTCTTCAATGCAGCACGTGCAACTTCACGCTTCACTGCTACATAAGCACAGAAGTCAAAGACATTAATTTTACCCACATCACTACCAGCGATACCATTTTCACCCGTCAATGCGCCTAAAATATCACCCGGACGCACTTTCTGTTTTTTACCGCCATCAATCATTAACGTTACCATTTCAGGGCGGAACGTTGGTTGATCTAATAGGTGCTCGGCCGGTAACGCTTCACCTGAGATTGGGCGATCAAGGTAATCTTCAAGTAATGCGACTTTATAATGCTCTTTATCGCTAAATAAGGAACAAGCAATACCTTTACTACCTGCACGGCCTGTACGACCAATACGGTGAACATGCACTTCAGTATCACGTGCTAAGTGATAGTTAATCACCGCATCAAGATTATCAATATCAAGGCCACGTGCAGCCACATCGGTTGCCACTAGAATTGAACGGCTCTTATTAGCAAACAAAACTAAAGTACGATCACGTTCACGCTGCTCTAAATCACCGTGTAATGCAATTGAGCTAAAGCCGTAATCTTCAAGATCATCAGAAATCTCTTGTGCTTCACGCTTGGTATTACAAAAAATCACACATGATTCAGGACGGTGCTGGCTAAGTAACAAACGTACAGCGCGTAAACGGTCATCATTACTCTCTACTTTATAAAAGTGCTGAGAGATACTGCTATTATCGTGGTTAGATTCAACTTTTACTTCAACAGGGTTACGCATAATACGTTTTGCAATAGAAGCAATTTGAGTTGGATATGTTGCACTGAACAGCAATGTTTGACGATCGCTTGGCGCAACATCAGTGATTGCATCTAATGAGTCTTGAAAACCCATCTCTAACATTCGGTCAGCTTCATCAAGCACTAACGTATTTAGTTCATCTAAACATAGAAAGCCTTTACGAACGTGTTCTTCTACACGACCCGGCGTGCCCACAATAATATGTGCACCATGCTCTAATGAACCAATCTGTGGCCCAAAAGGTGTGCCGCCACATAATGTTAAAACTTTAATATTGTGAATAGCACGAGCTAAGCGACGAATTTCTTTTGCGACTTGATCAGCAAGCTCACGCGTTGGGCATAAGACTAGCGTCTGCACACGAAAGCGTTTTACTTTTAGATTCTGTAGTAATCCCAAGCCAAATGCTGCTGTTTTACCTGAACCTGTTTTACCTTGAGCAATAACATCTTTTCCCTCAAGAATTAAAGGTAGGCTTTGCGCTTGGATCGGCGTCATTGCGTCGTAACCTAATGACGTTAAGTTACTGAGCAAATCAGGATTAAGGTTTAACGTAGAAAAAGCAGTCTGGCTCAAAATTATTTCCTGTATACAACTAACACACCATAGCGTGTTTTTAGAATATCAGCATGTTGATTTAGCAAGCATGCGTAAGGGGTGCGACACTAACAGCTAATGGGCATGCTGACAATCTACTTCAACAGGATCAACCCATTTGTTTAACTAGCAACGCGCTAATATCTCTTTTCATTGACCGACCAAAATCAAACTTTCGTCATATCAACGTTATCT
This genomic window from Photobacterium angustum contains:
- the dbpA gene encoding ATP-dependent RNA helicase DbpA translates to MSQTAFSTLNLNPDLLSNLTSLGYDAMTPIQAQSLPLILEGKDVIAQGKTGSGKTAAFGLGLLQNLKVKRFRVQTLVLCPTRELADQVAKEIRRLARAIHNIKVLTLCGGTPFGPQIGSLEHGAHIIVGTPGRVEEHVRKGFLCLDELNTLVLDEADRMLEMGFQDSLDAITDVAPSDRQTLLFSATYPTQIASIAKRIMRNPVEVKVESNHDNSSISQHFYKVESNDDRLRAVRLLLSQHRPESCVIFCNTKREAQEISDDLEDYGFSSIALHGDLEQRERDRTLVLFANKSRSILVATDVAARGLDIDNLDAVINYHLARDTEVHVHRIGRTGRAGSKGIACSLFSDKEHYKVALLEDYLDRPISGEALPAEHLLDQPTFRPEMVTLMIDGGKKQKVRPGDILGALTGENGIAGSDVGKINVFDFCAYVAVKREVARAALKKLENGRIKGRNFRSRQLR